Proteins found in one Streptococcus anginosus subsp. whileyi MAS624 genomic segment:
- the yaaA gene encoding S4 domain-containing protein YaaA — protein MEYKLFDDYITLQALLKEVGIIQSGGAIKSFLQENQVYFNGELETRRGKKIRIGDTITLPNQKLEILLTAPNEKDRGEHEKELLEKRRVATLVKEMNKNIKKSKSTTVNQKANKSNKKAPIRFPGI, from the coding sequence ATAAATTATTTGATGACTACATCACTCTACAAGCATTATTAAAAGAAGTCGGAATCATTCAAAGTGGTGGTGCTATTAAAAGCTTTCTTCAAGAAAATCAAGTTTATTTTAATGGAGAGCTCGAAACTCGCCGCGGAAAGAAAATTCGCATTGGCGATACCATTACTCTTCCAAATCAAAAATTAGAAATACTGCTGACTGCACCAAATGAAAAGGACAGGGGGGAGCATGAAAAAGAACTTTTAGAAAAAAGACGAGTTGCCACCCTTGTAAAAGAAATGAACAAAAATATCAAAAAAAGTAAATCAACAACAGTAAATCAAAAAGCCAATAAATCTAATAAAAAAGCTCCTATCCGCTTCCCAGGTATTTAA